A window of Longispora fulva contains these coding sequences:
- a CDS encoding metallophosphoesterase family protein: MKATILRAGLVVGVLLLATAATGAAAGPAPSACGWSAGVQVCVSVPSNTLTGDVPVTATVEGKVPYDLVFTWESDDLLLDFQPPWTFVWPTARFPNGPGHLGVSVKPHSGELGDAVLLPLTLDNPPRAGAPGNWQELFAPRQFDGDPLIAAVGDGGDGTRASAAVAQSVLDSRAGLLLFLGDVYETGTAAEWDFNYGRSSFDDPGGGKDWGRLARFTKPTLGNHEAHHMDAWEDYWHGRPTYETFSWRGVRFLVLNSECGVAGGCGPRSPQYQWAQQVLRDSPERCVVATWHRPLMGPIPHEKMADLFALLADNGGDLVLNGHQHDMEQYEPLTGDLRPGGHLVQLIAGSGGHIPHDDPMPRHGVWQATGYPGALYVTAHGDRLDWAYRDTNGQVVPDPAGVPGTGSVTC; this comes from the coding sequence GTGAAAGCGACTATTCTTCGCGCCGGCCTCGTCGTCGGCGTCCTCCTGCTCGCCACGGCCGCCACCGGCGCGGCGGCCGGGCCCGCCCCGAGCGCGTGCGGCTGGTCCGCCGGGGTCCAGGTCTGCGTCTCCGTCCCGTCGAACACCCTGACCGGGGACGTTCCGGTCACCGCCACCGTCGAGGGCAAGGTCCCCTACGACCTGGTCTTCACCTGGGAGAGCGACGACCTGCTGCTCGACTTCCAGCCGCCGTGGACGTTCGTCTGGCCGACCGCCCGGTTCCCGAACGGCCCCGGCCACCTCGGGGTCTCCGTCAAACCGCACAGCGGCGAACTCGGCGACGCCGTGCTCCTGCCGCTGACCCTGGACAACCCGCCGCGCGCCGGCGCCCCCGGCAACTGGCAGGAGCTCTTCGCCCCCCGGCAGTTCGACGGCGACCCGTTGATCGCCGCGGTGGGCGACGGCGGGGACGGCACCCGGGCCAGCGCGGCCGTGGCCCAGTCCGTCCTCGACTCCCGGGCCGGCCTGCTCCTGTTCCTCGGCGACGTCTACGAGACGGGTACGGCCGCCGAGTGGGACTTCAACTACGGCCGGTCCAGCTTCGACGACCCGGGGGGCGGGAAGGACTGGGGCCGGCTCGCCCGGTTCACGAAGCCGACCCTCGGCAACCACGAGGCGCACCACATGGACGCGTGGGAGGACTACTGGCACGGCCGGCCCACGTATGAGACCTTCAGCTGGCGCGGCGTGCGCTTCCTGGTGCTGAACTCCGAGTGCGGGGTGGCCGGCGGCTGCGGCCCGCGCAGTCCGCAGTACCAGTGGGCCCAGCAGGTGCTCCGCGACAGCCCGGAGAGGTGCGTGGTCGCCACCTGGCACCGGCCACTGATGGGCCCGATCCCGCACGAGAAGATGGCCGACCTGTTCGCCCTGCTCGCCGACAACGGCGGGGACCTGGTGCTCAACGGCCACCAGCACGACATGGAGCAGTACGAGCCGCTCACCGGCGACCTGCGGCCGGGCGGGCACCTGGTGCAGCTGATCGCCGGCAGCGGCGGGCACATCCCGCACGACGACCCGATGCCCCGGCACGGGGTGTGGCAGGCCACCGGCTACCCGGGCGCGCTGTACGTGACCGCGCACGGCGACCGGCTGGACTGGGCGTACCGGGACACCAACGGCCAGGTGGTGCCGGATCCCGCTGGAGTACCCGGCACCGGCAGCGTGACCTGCTAG
- a CDS encoding endonuclease/exonuclease/phosphatase family protein, whose product MRILSIMAWVATAAWGVFAAVRLGGLEHGWPLRPAMAYTPYVALGVLVPVGLALVARNWRASAAALVVAAALAAAVLPRWVPGDAGSADGPKLRVLSTNLMGGEGDLTVLRRLIDGHQVDLLSVQELTPEADAVLTTYFPHRVARPQPGYSGTGVYSAYPLTRLAGIEPAGAEFEMTGVTVTLPQGSFELLAAHPMAPVNALGSAQAVSDLGKLPRATPHGAVRILAGDFNATLDFAPLRAVIGSGYRDAADARGEGLTWTWPNLPNDHAEVGGVSLPPVTIDHVLVDERVAVTGYDVFDLPGSDHRPVLAELTLPRTL is encoded by the coding sequence ATGAGAATCCTGTCGATCATGGCGTGGGTCGCCACCGCAGCCTGGGGCGTGTTCGCCGCCGTCCGGCTCGGTGGGCTCGAACACGGCTGGCCGTTGCGGCCGGCGATGGCGTACACGCCGTACGTGGCGCTCGGGGTGCTCGTACCCGTCGGACTGGCGCTGGTCGCCCGGAACTGGCGGGCGTCGGCGGCGGCGCTGGTGGTGGCAGCCGCCCTGGCCGCGGCGGTGCTGCCCCGGTGGGTGCCGGGGGACGCCGGCAGCGCGGACGGCCCGAAGCTGCGGGTGCTCAGCACCAACCTGATGGGCGGCGAGGGCGACCTGACCGTCCTGCGCAGGCTCATCGACGGGCACCAGGTCGACCTGCTCAGCGTGCAGGAGCTCACCCCGGAGGCCGACGCGGTCCTCACGACCTACTTCCCGCACCGGGTCGCCCGGCCACAGCCCGGCTACTCCGGCACCGGCGTCTACTCCGCCTACCCCCTGACCCGGCTCGCCGGGATCGAACCCGCCGGGGCCGAGTTCGAGATGACCGGGGTGACCGTCACCCTCCCGCAGGGGTCGTTCGAGCTGCTCGCAGCCCACCCGATGGCTCCGGTCAACGCGCTCGGGTCGGCCCAGGCGGTCAGCGATCTCGGCAAGCTGCCCCGGGCGACTCCGCACGGCGCGGTCCGGATCCTCGCCGGAGACTTCAACGCCACCCTCGACTTCGCGCCGCTGCGCGCCGTGATCGGCAGCGGCTACCGCGACGCTGCCGACGCGCGCGGCGAGGGCCTGACCTGGACCTGGCCCAACCTGCCCAACGACCACGCCGAGGTCGGCGGGGTCTCGCTGCCGCCGGTGACCATCGATCACGTTCTGGTCGACGAGCGGGTGGCCGTCACCGGATACGACGTCTTCGACCTGCCCGGCTCCGACCACCGGCCGGTGCTGGCCGAGCTGACCCTGCCCCGTACCCTCTGA
- a CDS encoding menaquinone biosynthetic enzyme MqnA/MqnD family protein produces the protein MSPSRPRVGHIQFLNCLPIYWGLGRTGALLDVDLYKDSPDQLNERLVDGRLDIGPISLVEYLRAADDLLLLPDLAVGSDGPVLSVNIVSKKPLAELDGAQVALGSTSRTGVLLAQLLLAGKYGVTPSYTRTAPDLDAMLAGADAAVVIGDVALRALYEAPSQGLHVTDLGQAWRDWTGLPMVFAVWAVRRDFAAAHPGLVKDVHEAFLRSRDLCLSELDEVAESAARWEPFDAATLAGYFRALDFSLGARQVAGLREFAARAAAHGDVPALPADGPRFVFS, from the coding sequence ATGAGTCCGAGCAGGCCACGGGTCGGCCACATCCAGTTCCTGAACTGTCTGCCGATCTACTGGGGCCTCGGCCGCACCGGCGCGCTCCTCGACGTCGACCTGTACAAGGACAGCCCCGATCAGCTCAACGAGCGCCTCGTCGACGGCAGGCTGGACATCGGGCCGATCAGCCTGGTGGAGTACCTGCGCGCGGCCGACGACCTGCTCCTCCTTCCGGACCTAGCGGTCGGCAGCGACGGGCCGGTGCTGTCGGTGAACATCGTGTCGAAGAAGCCCCTGGCCGAGCTCGACGGCGCTCAGGTCGCGCTCGGCTCGACCAGCCGGACCGGGGTGCTGCTGGCCCAGCTCCTGCTCGCGGGGAAGTACGGCGTCACCCCCAGCTACACCCGCACCGCCCCAGACCTGGACGCGATGCTCGCCGGAGCCGACGCGGCGGTGGTGATCGGCGACGTGGCCCTCCGCGCGCTCTACGAGGCGCCATCGCAGGGCCTGCACGTCACCGACCTCGGCCAGGCCTGGCGGGACTGGACCGGCCTGCCGATGGTGTTCGCCGTCTGGGCGGTCCGCCGGGACTTCGCCGCGGCGCACCCGGGCCTGGTCAAGGACGTGCACGAGGCGTTCCTCCGGTCCCGCGACCTGTGCCTGTCCGAGCTGGACGAGGTGGCGGAGTCCGCGGCCCGCTGGGAGCCGTTCGACGCGGCGACCCTGGCCGGCTACTTCCGGGCGCTCGACTTCTCCCTGGGCGCGCGGCAGGTGGCGGGGCTGCGGGAGTTCGCGGCCCGCGCGGCGGCGCACGGCGACGTTCCGGCCCTCCCAGCGGACGGCCCACGCTTCGTCTTCTCCTGA
- a CDS encoding arylamine N-acetyltransferase family protein, producing MIDVDAYLRRIGHTGPVAPTLDTLRAVHRAQLLAVPYENAGIQLGTPAPLDIPALEDRIVRQRAGGYCYQLNGLFGALLTALGFQVRHACAAVHLDRYGEEDGWGNHLALLVDLDGQTWVADAGLGDGFLDPLPLRPGVHHQGAERYTIEDRGDRWWIGLDGRTSPPGYHLRTAPLELADFDAWHQRLSTAEDSPFVRTFVVQRMYADRTETVRALTHTVRTATGNSTATLDRPAFEATVARLGVPEEEGLWGLAAAQQEAWVAAGSP from the coding sequence ATGATCGATGTGGACGCGTACCTGCGGCGGATCGGCCACACCGGACCGGTCGCGCCCACCCTCGACACCCTGCGCGCCGTGCACCGCGCCCAACTCCTCGCCGTGCCCTACGAGAACGCCGGCATCCAGCTCGGCACGCCGGCGCCCCTGGACATCCCCGCGCTGGAGGACCGGATCGTGCGCCAGCGCGCCGGCGGCTACTGCTACCAGCTCAACGGCCTGTTCGGCGCGCTCCTGACCGCCCTCGGCTTCCAGGTGCGCCACGCCTGCGCGGCCGTACACCTCGACCGGTACGGCGAGGAGGACGGCTGGGGCAACCATCTGGCCCTGCTCGTCGACCTGGACGGGCAGACCTGGGTGGCCGACGCCGGCCTCGGCGACGGGTTCCTCGACCCGTTGCCGCTCCGACCAGGCGTGCACCACCAGGGTGCCGAGCGGTACACGATCGAGGACCGGGGCGACCGGTGGTGGATCGGGCTCGACGGCCGGACCAGCCCGCCCGGCTACCACCTGCGCACGGCGCCCCTGGAGCTCGCGGACTTCGACGCCTGGCACCAGCGGCTGTCCACGGCGGAGGACTCGCCGTTCGTCCGGACGTTCGTCGTGCAGCGGATGTACGCCGACCGGACCGAGACCGTGCGGGCTCTGACGCACACGGTGCGGACCGCCACCGGGAACTCGACGGCGACCCTCGACCGGCCGGCGTTCGAGGCGACGGTGGCGCGGCTCGGCGTACCCGAAGAGGAAGGGTTGTGGGGTTTGGCGGCGGCCCAGCAGGAAGCCTGGGTCGCCGCCGGAAGCCCCTAG
- a CDS encoding DUF2510 domain-containing protein, with protein sequence MTRAPGWYVDPDGEPAMRYWDGGEWTDRSRPISTEDLPPLDFLEPGPTTADPTEALPVPVSPAPQVATLDPPPPPPPVPRPRPEVAPVEEPATAGSVFALVGAFLLLVPVALVCLLPFSWAVRRFADWPGWTVWVFWAGTWSVLAIPAARRALARGAPHQLPSLADEPVGQLAALTWLSLPLLVADRVVVLVTGAVDRLWGFVKHLASTGQGRRTTHSTTAVVLGMLRSVVFWAIWGVVALLWLVMHGFKYATNGLRWFAATVGDRIRGSAPAAS encoded by the coding sequence ATGACCAGGGCGCCCGGTTGGTATGTCGATCCGGATGGCGAGCCGGCCATGCGCTATTGGGACGGCGGCGAGTGGACGGACCGCAGCCGGCCGATCTCCACCGAGGACCTGCCGCCGCTGGACTTCCTCGAACCGGGGCCCACGACCGCCGACCCGACCGAGGCGCTGCCCGTGCCGGTGTCGCCGGCCCCGCAGGTCGCCACGCTCGACCCACCGCCGCCGCCCCCGCCGGTGCCCAGGCCCCGGCCCGAGGTGGCCCCCGTCGAGGAGCCGGCCACGGCCGGGAGCGTGTTCGCGCTGGTCGGGGCCTTCCTGCTGCTGGTACCCGTGGCGTTGGTGTGCCTGTTGCCCTTCTCCTGGGCGGTGCGCCGCTTCGCGGACTGGCCCGGCTGGACGGTGTGGGTCTTCTGGGCCGGCACCTGGTCGGTGCTCGCGATCCCGGCCGCCCGGCGCGCCCTGGCCCGGGGCGCTCCGCACCAGCTGCCGTCGCTGGCGGACGAGCCGGTCGGGCAGCTCGCGGCCCTGACCTGGCTGTCGTTGCCGCTGCTGGTCGCCGACCGGGTGGTGGTCCTGGTGACCGGGGCCGTCGACCGGCTGTGGGGGTTCGTCAAGCACCTCGCGAGCACCGGGCAGGGCCGACGGACCACGCACTCCACCACCGCCGTGGTGCTCGGCATGCTGCGCAGCGTGGTGTTCTGGGCGATCTGGGGGGTCGTCGCGCTGTTGTGGCTGGTCATGCACGGGTTCAAGTACGCGACGAACGGGCTGCGGTGGTTCGCCGCGACGGTCGGTGACCGGATCCGGGGGTCGGCACCAGCCGCCTCCTGA
- a CDS encoding C40 family peptidase, producing MKTRKTAWFFLCALIGALAFATPSVADPGNPATSGSIPDPGVRPPLPVPGAAVPTVHGDVDDPAIRAIEARVNAEAVAVRLLEQQALAAQITAESATESTTQTKESLDAATAILTGWEGQASDAAAASYREAQALEPLGPLGKDLRDLSALAPGMHGQKSTKGQYTAKDFLTAQHNQQAAQVAYDKAVAAQRTATTAYTTLKGQYDQRLAALTALRAEYSTQLTKANADKFTYELNQTKLSGLKPNSRGELANPKALEAVAWAKTRLGRPYVFGADGRNNTFDCSGLVQWSYKAAGVSVTRIANDQYHTTKEVDASQLLPGDLLFYNASPSRWEDIYHVVIYIGDNKVIQAPEPGDVVKISPVSTYQFYRATRVVDAVTPPKPTPSPSPSPTPTPTPSPSPSPTPSPSPSPSPSPTSTTPPVTPTDPPVDTGTGSTTPTGSGANPTGSGGNPTGSGGNPAGAGSTPAVGAEPGAGSPVAGAAGATPAG from the coding sequence ATGAAGACGAGAAAGACCGCATGGTTTTTTCTGTGCGCCCTGATCGGCGCCCTCGCCTTCGCCACCCCCTCCGTAGCCGACCCCGGCAACCCCGCGACCAGCGGTTCGATCCCGGACCCGGGCGTCCGGCCGCCGCTGCCCGTCCCCGGAGCCGCCGTGCCGACCGTGCACGGCGACGTCGACGACCCCGCGATCCGGGCCATCGAGGCCAGGGTGAACGCCGAGGCCGTCGCCGTCCGACTCCTCGAGCAGCAGGCCCTCGCCGCCCAGATCACCGCCGAGTCCGCCACCGAGTCCACGACCCAGACCAAGGAGTCCCTGGACGCGGCCACGGCCATCCTCACCGGCTGGGAGGGCCAGGCGTCCGACGCCGCCGCCGCCAGCTACCGCGAGGCACAGGCTCTCGAGCCGCTCGGCCCGCTCGGCAAGGACCTGCGCGACCTGTCAGCCCTCGCCCCGGGCATGCACGGGCAGAAGAGCACCAAGGGGCAGTACACGGCCAAGGACTTCCTGACCGCGCAGCACAACCAGCAGGCCGCCCAGGTCGCCTACGACAAGGCCGTGGCGGCCCAGCGGACCGCGACGACCGCGTACACGACCCTCAAGGGGCAGTACGACCAGCGGCTGGCGGCCCTGACCGCCCTGCGCGCGGAGTACTCGACGCAGCTCACCAAGGCCAACGCCGACAAGTTCACGTACGAGCTGAACCAGACCAAGCTGTCGGGCCTCAAGCCCAACTCCCGCGGCGAGCTGGCCAACCCGAAGGCCCTGGAGGCCGTCGCGTGGGCGAAGACCCGCCTCGGCCGGCCCTACGTCTTCGGCGCCGACGGCAGGAACAACACCTTCGACTGCTCCGGGCTCGTGCAGTGGTCCTACAAGGCTGCCGGCGTGTCGGTGACCCGGATCGCCAACGACCAGTACCACACGACCAAAGAGGTCGACGCCTCCCAGCTTCTCCCCGGTGACCTGCTGTTCTACAACGCCTCGCCGTCAAGGTGGGAGGACATCTACCACGTCGTCATCTACATCGGCGACAACAAGGTCATCCAGGCGCCCGAGCCCGGGGACGTGGTGAAGATCTCCCCGGTCAGCACCTACCAGTTCTACCGGGCCACCCGGGTGGTCGACGCGGTCACGCCGCCGAAGCCCACGCCGTCCCCGTCCCCGTCCCCGACGCCGACGCCGACCCCTTCGCCTTCGCCTTCGCCGACGCCCTCGCCCTCGCCGTCGCCATCGCCTTCTCCCACATCGACGACGCCGCCCGTCACCCCGACCGACCCGCCGGTGGACACCGGCACGGGTTCCACCACCCCGACCGGGTCCGGTGCGAACCCGACCGGGTCGGGCGGGAACCCGACGGGGTCCGGCGGGAACCCGGCCGGGGCCGGCTCGACGCCGGCCGTGGGTGCCGAGCCCGGCGCGGGAAGCCCGGTGGCCGGTGCCGCGGGGGCGACCCCGGCGGGTTAG
- a CDS encoding DUF4229 domain-containing protein produces the protein MSPFVKYTLARLGMFAAIMVVLVLLPLPITLVVKVMVALLISLVLSFFLLKKMRDEMSDYIAGSVQRRQAEKDKLRAALAGEDEDTPPAGKPATPADPSAEKPTDGPQTV, from the coding sequence TTGAGTCCGTTCGTCAAGTACACCCTGGCCCGGCTGGGCATGTTCGCGGCCATCATGGTCGTGCTGGTCCTGCTGCCGCTGCCGATCACCCTGGTCGTCAAGGTGATGGTCGCGCTGCTGATCTCGCTGGTGCTGTCGTTCTTCCTGCTGAAGAAGATGCGGGACGAGATGAGCGACTACATCGCCGGTTCCGTCCAGCGCCGGCAGGCCGAGAAGGACAAGCTCCGGGCCGCCCTGGCCGGCGAGGACGAGGACACCCCGCCGGCAGGGAAGCCGGCCACCCCGGCCGACCCGTCGGCCGAGAAGCCGACCGACGGGCCGCAGACCGTCTAG
- a CDS encoding class I SAM-dependent methyltransferase: MQSTESWPAGGLESVPHCPICGDSARETVHLELSDRIFFCAPGTWNLYRCTGCATGYLDPRPTEDTISLAYDSYYTHAAAAKVDVDQLSLARKVRRSLANGYRNHQFGTQDLPANPLGVLSAKLLAKQRATMDTESRHIPKPTPGARLLDIGCGDGNFLEFARRAGWTVVGVDFDEKAVEAARSRGLDIRHGGVEVLDPAERFDGITLSHVIEHVHDPVALLAACRRMLNPGGWIWLETPNLDALGHQRYGADWRGLEPPRHLVLFTPASLKQALAKAGFVDAEIQRAALSTGFTFSASEAIARGEGSMTENDYLEEAGALIKAAEREATRNPDVREFITIKAWRAA, translated from the coding sequence ATGCAGTCAACGGAGTCCTGGCCGGCGGGCGGCTTGGAGTCGGTGCCCCACTGCCCCATCTGCGGGGACAGCGCGCGCGAAACAGTGCATCTGGAACTCTCCGACCGGATCTTCTTCTGCGCGCCCGGCACCTGGAACCTGTACCGGTGCACAGGCTGCGCGACCGGCTACCTCGACCCCCGGCCGACCGAGGACACCATCAGCCTCGCCTACGACAGCTACTACACCCACGCCGCGGCGGCGAAGGTCGACGTCGACCAGTTGAGCCTCGCCCGCAAGGTCCGCAGAAGCCTGGCCAACGGCTACCGCAACCACCAGTTCGGCACCCAGGACCTGCCGGCGAACCCGCTCGGCGTGCTGTCGGCGAAGCTCCTGGCCAAGCAGCGCGCGACGATGGACACGGAGAGCCGGCACATCCCGAAGCCGACGCCGGGTGCCCGGCTGCTCGACATCGGCTGCGGGGACGGGAACTTCCTGGAGTTCGCGCGGCGGGCCGGCTGGACCGTGGTGGGCGTCGACTTCGACGAGAAGGCCGTCGAGGCGGCCCGGTCCCGGGGACTGGACATCCGGCACGGCGGCGTCGAGGTCCTCGACCCGGCCGAACGGTTCGACGGCATCACCCTGAGCCATGTCATCGAACACGTGCACGACCCGGTGGCCCTGCTGGCCGCGTGCCGGCGGATGCTCAACCCGGGCGGCTGGATCTGGCTGGAGACACCCAACCTCGACGCCCTCGGTCACCAGCGGTACGGCGCCGACTGGCGCGGGCTGGAGCCGCCCCGGCACCTCGTGCTGTTCACCCCGGCCTCCCTGAAGCAGGCGCTGGCCAAGGCCGGCTTCGTGGACGCGGAGATCCAGCGGGCAGCGCTGAGCACGGGCTTCACGTTCTCCGCCAGCGAGGCCATCGCCCGGGGCGAGGGCTCCATGACCGAGAACGACTACCTCGAAGAGGCCGGCGCGCTCATCAAGGCCGCGGAACGCGAGGCGACGAGGAACCCGGACGTCCGAGAGTTCATCACGATCAAGGCCTGGCGGGCGGCGTGA
- a CDS encoding HelD family protein: protein MQEELLAEQEHLTRSRAALARMLRTADELHTTGAMVAGDAYSAETLGRAMRDRMQALAVDPSTPLFFGRLDMGAGAAGARGMTESWHIGRRHVVDKAGGEPLVLDWRAPLCTAFYQASVADPMGVDQRRRFGFAQGELTSFEDEHISRGEELGTKSALLTAEIERPRVGPMRDIVATIQPEQDVLVRAELTESVCVQGAPGTGKTAVGLHRAAYLLYAHRERLKRAGVLIIGPNRAFLGYIAAVLPALGEVEVDQYTIDDLVARHPVRAVDSPEAAAVKHSAAMADQLARMLWAKVTRPAEGLMISDGAWRWRLSPDDLRAAVTEVRRANLPYGTGRERLRARIVNLLLRQAEARSGESPSEAWQRQMGKHSQVKAVLDGCWPAVTPESLVCELLTDPLAGFEAVGWAKPPKSPKSAKWSAADLVLLDEAAGLLDREASYGHVVLDEAQDLSPMQCRVIARRSEHASLTVLGDLAQGTAPWAAADWADSLEHLGKPGTTVVPLTTGFRVPAAIIALANRLLPALDVNVPAGVSLRRDGSLTVTATRDVVGDTVAAVVAALEHEGSVGVIAADASVPGLVEALRSAGLEVGGPEEDQRITVMPASLAKGLEYDHVIVPEPAAIVAAEPRGLHRLYVVLTRAVSRLDVLHSQPLPAVLSGA from the coding sequence ATGCAGGAAGAGCTGCTCGCCGAACAGGAACACCTCACCAGGTCCCGGGCCGCGCTCGCGCGGATGCTGCGGACCGCCGACGAACTGCACACCACCGGCGCGATGGTCGCCGGCGACGCCTACTCGGCGGAGACCCTGGGCCGCGCGATGCGGGACCGGATGCAGGCACTGGCCGTCGACCCCAGCACGCCACTCTTCTTCGGTCGGCTGGACATGGGCGCCGGCGCCGCTGGTGCCCGGGGAATGACCGAGAGCTGGCACATCGGCCGCCGGCACGTCGTCGACAAGGCCGGCGGCGAGCCGCTGGTCCTGGACTGGCGCGCCCCGTTGTGCACGGCGTTCTACCAGGCCAGCGTCGCCGACCCGATGGGCGTGGACCAGCGCCGCCGGTTCGGTTTCGCACAGGGCGAGCTGACCAGCTTCGAGGACGAGCACATCTCCCGGGGCGAGGAGCTGGGCACGAAGAGCGCGCTGCTCACCGCGGAGATCGAGCGGCCGCGCGTCGGGCCGATGCGCGACATCGTGGCCACCATCCAGCCGGAGCAGGACGTGCTGGTCCGGGCCGAGCTGACCGAGTCGGTGTGCGTGCAGGGCGCGCCTGGCACCGGGAAGACGGCCGTGGGCCTGCACCGGGCCGCGTACCTGCTCTACGCGCACCGCGAGCGCCTGAAGCGCGCCGGGGTCCTGATCATCGGACCGAACCGGGCGTTCCTCGGCTACATCGCCGCCGTGCTGCCGGCGCTGGGGGAGGTGGAGGTGGACCAGTACACGATCGACGACCTGGTCGCCCGGCACCCGGTGCGGGCAGTGGACTCCCCGGAGGCCGCGGCGGTGAAGCACTCGGCGGCGATGGCCGATCAGCTGGCCCGGATGCTGTGGGCGAAGGTGACCAGGCCCGCCGAGGGACTGATGATCTCCGACGGGGCGTGGCGCTGGCGGCTCTCCCCGGACGACCTGCGCGCGGCCGTGACGGAGGTCAGGAGAGCGAACCTCCCGTACGGTACTGGCCGGGAGCGGCTCCGGGCCCGGATCGTCAACCTCCTCCTCCGGCAGGCCGAGGCCCGCTCCGGCGAGTCGCCGTCCGAGGCGTGGCAGCGGCAGATGGGCAAGCACTCCCAGGTCAAGGCGGTGCTCGACGGGTGCTGGCCGGCCGTCACCCCCGAGAGCCTGGTGTGCGAGCTGCTCACCGACCCGCTGGCGGGCTTCGAGGCCGTGGGCTGGGCGAAGCCGCCGAAGAGCCCGAAGTCGGCGAAGTGGTCGGCGGCCGACCTGGTGCTGCTCGACGAGGCGGCCGGCCTGCTGGACCGCGAGGCCAGCTACGGGCACGTCGTCCTCGACGAGGCCCAGGACCTGTCCCCGATGCAGTGCCGGGTGATCGCCCGGCGCAGCGAGCACGCGTCGCTGACCGTGCTCGGCGACCTGGCCCAGGGCACCGCGCCGTGGGCGGCGGCCGACTGGGCCGACAGCCTCGAGCACCTGGGCAAGCCCGGCACTACCGTCGTGCCGCTGACCACCGGTTTCCGGGTACCGGCGGCCATCATCGCCCTCGCCAACCGGCTGCTGCCGGCGCTCGACGTCAACGTGCCGGCCGGGGTGTCTCTCCGTCGTGACGGTTCGTTGACGGTCACCGCCACGCGCGACGTCGTGGGCGACACCGTCGCGGCTGTGGTGGCGGCGTTGGAACACGAGGGTTCGGTGGGCGTCATCGCCGCCGACGCGTCCGTGCCCGGGCTGGTCGAGGCGCTGCGGTCCGCAGGCCTGGAGGTCGGCGGCCCCGAGGAGGACCAGCGGATCACGGTGATGCCGGCGAGCCTGGCCAAGGGCCTGGAGTACGACCACGTGATCGTGCCCGAGCCGGCGGCCATCGTCGCCGCCGAGCCGCGCGGGCTGCACCGGCTGTACGTGGTGCTCACCCGGGCGGTTTCCCGGCTGGACGTACTGCACTCCCAGCCCCTCCCGGCGGTACTCTCAGGGGCATGA
- the mqnE gene encoding aminofutalosine synthase MqnE, translated as MDAGLKRELEAKVYSGERLTRADGEALYASDDLAWLGRLAHHKRTELNGEDVMFNVNRHLNLTNVCSASCAYCSFQRKPGEKDAYTMRVEEAVRLAKEMENEQLTELHIVNGLHPTLPWKYYPRVLRELKAALPNVKLKAFTATEVQWFEKISGLGASEILDELIDAGLESLTGGGAEIFDWEVRQHIVDHACHWEDWSRIHRLAHEKGLKTPATMLYGHIEEPRHRVDHVMRLRELQDETGGFVVFIPLRYQHDFVDSKDGIIRNRIQARTTMASPAESLKTFAVSRLMFDNVPHVKNFWVMHGLSLAALSLNFGADDLDGSVVEYKITHDADSYGTPNKMHREDLMEMIRDAGFRPVERNTRYEVVRTFDKGPSMAERRAEPQQVWA; from the coding sequence ATGGACGCCGGACTGAAGCGCGAGCTGGAAGCAAAGGTCTACTCGGGGGAGCGCCTGACCCGCGCCGACGGTGAGGCACTCTACGCCTCCGACGACCTCGCCTGGCTGGGCCGGTTGGCGCACCACAAGCGCACCGAGCTCAACGGCGAGGACGTCATGTTCAACGTCAACCGGCACCTGAACCTGACGAACGTCTGCTCGGCCTCGTGCGCGTACTGCTCGTTCCAGCGCAAGCCGGGCGAGAAGGACGCGTACACGATGCGGGTCGAGGAAGCGGTCCGGCTCGCCAAGGAGATGGAGAACGAGCAGCTCACCGAGCTGCACATCGTCAACGGCCTGCACCCGACCCTGCCGTGGAAGTACTACCCGCGGGTCCTGCGCGAGCTGAAGGCCGCCCTGCCGAACGTGAAGCTGAAGGCGTTCACGGCCACCGAGGTGCAGTGGTTCGAGAAGATCTCCGGCCTCGGGGCCAGCGAGATCCTCGACGAGCTGATCGACGCCGGCCTGGAGTCGCTGACCGGCGGCGGCGCGGAGATCTTCGACTGGGAGGTCCGCCAGCACATCGTGGACCACGCCTGCCACTGGGAGGACTGGTCCCGGATCCACCGCCTCGCGCACGAGAAGGGGCTCAAGACCCCGGCGACCATGCTGTACGGGCACATCGAGGAGCCCCGGCACAGGGTCGACCACGTGATGCGCCTGCGCGAGCTCCAGGACGAGACCGGCGGCTTCGTGGTGTTCATCCCGCTGCGCTACCAGCACGACTTCGTGGACTCCAAGGACGGCATCATCCGCAACCGGATCCAGGCCCGCACGACGATGGCCTCGCCGGCCGAGTCGCTGAAGACGTTCGCGGTGTCCCGGCTGATGTTCGACAACGTGCCGCACGTGAAGAACTTCTGGGTGATGCACGGGCTGTCGCTGGCGGCGCTGTCGCTCAACTTCGGGGCGGACGACCTGGACGGTTCGGTCGTGGAGTACAAGATCACGCATGACGCGGACTCGTACGGGACGCCGAACAAGATGCACCGTGAGGACCTGATGGAGATGATCCGCGACGCGGGCTTCCGTCCGGTCGAGCGCAACACCCGCTACGAGGTGGTCCGCACCTTCGACAAGGGTCCGTCGATGGCCGAGCGGCGCGCCGAGCCGCAGCAGGTCTGGGCCTAG